TCCTTTTCCTTTTCATTTTATGACAATATTGTAATTTGGTTGTTTAATGGATCAATTTGGAGTTGTTTAATGGATGAGATTTCTCTCTTATGGGAAGTGCTCCTTAGGCATCTGGTTAGTTAGGGAATATCATGCTTTGTTGGACGTTCTTAACAGATAAACCATGATCATGAGCATTGTAACAGATTCAAATCCAAGGGCATAACTCAACAATGACCATAAAAAGTTGAATCAGTATTATATCATTTATCCTGCTTTTGGCAAGGGTTCATACCGTTTTTCCTCTTCTGCTATTCTTTCCTTGTTTATTGGAGGCCATTCTGAATCAGGCAATTGCAATATTCTTAAAAAGGAAGTACCAAATAATGGATCTATGTTTCATTATAACTGTCATATGGAACTTGAACACTCCTGTGCCGCAGGATGTTGTGAATGATAGGATCAAGCATTGCTTGAAGCACATATCCGGAGATGCCGAAGAGTGTTCTGTTTGTGCTGGGACTGGAAAATGCAGGCTCTATAATTCATGAAGCAGGGTTGAAAGTCAAGGGAATTTTATAAACTGGGTTGCAACTAACCAAACTGAAGATGTTGGCAACAGCCTGGTTCAGAAGAATCAAGATGGTTTCATAGTCATGGTTGGATATGATACCCTGAAAGTGATATGATCAGTGAGTCACAAGGATCTTCTCCTCTTATATCATGATGATTTCCAAAAGTTTAAGTTCAATTtgttcaattaaaaataattgccaAGGCAATAATATTGAAACTATTGCTTGCATAAGCAAAGTTGTAACATTGATTGAATTCTTtgtataatatatattcttACGGATGCAGTTCAACTTAGTATATGGCTAGTGTCGGCAACATGTACCCTATCCTACCCGCAGTTACCCAACCCTATCAGGACCTGCTACGGGTAGGGTAGGATGCGGTGCGGGTTTGTTTGTGAGTTAGATCGGATGCGGTTTTAGGGTATATTCTATTCCATCCTATCCGCACCCCTAATATATTATatactatataatatatatttaaaagttatatatatagtGAAAGAAGTGAGTGTTGATACCTCCTACAACcttttttttgtaaaaactCAAAATAATCACTAAGCAaatcatttaaattattaatttaataaatttgttatttaaagagtaaaattgcaagaactTAAAAAGAGTAACAAgacatttatttttgtttgtgatatcttaattttattaagaactttattattatattatttataattttaggttgaatttttttagattttattgttttttattttaatttgaacttagttttttatttttttattttattaatatatatgaaataaaatgattgaattttatacaaatttaatttgatctgtgtaaaataattttacacgCATCTAATTACATAATGtcaaatcaataaaaataattattttttacattgaCCGCGTGAATGGTAACAGATGTGATTGTACGACTGTGTGAAATGCTTTACACTGTcagtgtatcaaaattaaactcattttatatttgcttggaagattttaatttttctgcTAATAGGATAAGATAGAAAACTTTAGGGTGCGTTTGgtttgcatttttattttttatttttattttcaatgttttctattttctgaattttataaagcaaaaagtgaaaataagaggtgaaaacataaaacaaaattttattattttcactttttctttcataaaattcaaaaactaaaaaacactgtaaatgaaaacagaaaataaaaatataaaccaAACGCACCCCTTAAAATATAAGAAATAGAATTGAATTTTAAGAAAATTGTCAATTAACTAATAGAATTAGGATAAACTCTAATCTTTATTCTACTCATTGTCTGTCCTATTTGATAAGATGGTTTTTTTATGACTTTTTTTAGGATACATAACAAAATTATCCATTTCTTTGAATATCAATTTAGGTTAAAGGTGTGTGCAATTGCAATATTCTTAAAACAATGTATTTTGTGGTAActaatttcaaaataatttaatttgtaattataaGATTATAGTGGAGAGAAGATTTcacctttaaaattaacttaaagCAAGTATGCAACTACAACTCAAATGACAATCAATCTAAATCCTACTCTAATGATTAACATGACTAGATGAGTTATGGAAGTAGGCAATGACCATTATCCTTGAatactcttaaaatatttttgaaaaaataagagTGAGTTTTGcgatcaaataaataatattattaaaagtaatttttatttaaaaaataataatttatacaaAGGAGTGGAATTAACAAGAGCAATAAAGAGGGTTTAAGTGCATTGATGAATCCCCTTGTGTCTCACCATGGCAATTCTCTTcctccctctcttcttcttcttcgtctttTTCAACTCCATTCTCTACTCTCACTCTTCCAACAACAACATCATCATTCTTCAACCAACTCACCGACACCAccacacttcttcttcttcttcttcttcttcttcttcttcttcttcttcttcttgtccAGCTCCTAACCCCAACCTCTACTACCAACCTGTCATCGGAATCGTCACCCACCCCGGTGACGGTGCTTCCGGCCGCCTCTCCAACTCCTCCGCCGTCTCCAACATCCCCGCATCCTACGTCAAATTCGTCGAAGCTGGTGGAGCCAGAGTTATTCCCCTTGTCTACAACGAGTCTCCCCAAAAACTTCTCAAGGCATTATTGCTCTCTAATTTTGCAATTTTACTTACATGTTAAAGAAACAAATCTTAAGAATCTAAAGATTTCAAATCCATGCTATCATTATTCATGGTTTTGTAAAGCTTTATTAATACTACTATATCCAAAAGAGTAAATCTTGTTCATTATATTTATTCAATTAAGTTGAAATCCTTGAGTAAATTATTTTGATTGATGATGAAATTTTGTTTACTTTGCAGAAGCTGGATTTGGTAAACGGGGTGCTCTTCACAGGTGGATGGGCCAAGGATGGTCAATACTTTGAAACTGTTAGGAGAATCTTTAAGGTCACTTGCTCATCTTAGTGATAGTAGTAATGTGAATTTAGAAGTTTCACTTTCAATTTTGTCTTTGTTATTGTAAGAAGCTTAGTTCTGAATTGTTATTTAAATGATGTGCAGAAAGTGTTGGAGAGAAATGATGGTGGAGAACATTTCCCATTATATGCCATCTGCTTAGGTTTTGAACTCATAACAATGATTGTAAGCGGGGTAAGTGATGCTATGTTTGTGCTAATGACTCATTATAAAATCACTCTTTCAAGAGGTAGACTGCCTAGGCAAGTCACTAGGAAATTCTAGAAGGACTCGTACATATACGAGACTGGATTTAGGCACAGGATTGCTTTCTGCTTAAGTTGCTCTCGGAGAATTTTGTTCATAAACTTTATTTCTTATGATATCTTATGAACATTTGCTGTTTAATGTTTGTAGTTTTTCTTGGACTAGATTTCAAATTCGCAACACACCATGATATTCGGAAAATTAGGCCCCTGCTTCAACCTGGTGAACCTTGTTCATGACATGTTCAGAACATTTTGAAAGTTCTGACATAACATTTCAATCGATTCTGTTTTTGGCTTTTTACAAGTTtagctgtttttttttttattgataataGGACAATAATATTCTTGAAGAATTTAGTGCTTCAGATCAGGCAAGTGCTCTTCATTTTGTGGAGAATGCAGATATCGAGGGAAGTTTATTTCAAAGGTATACAATATCAACTGTATTGTTAGGATACCATTAGTAAGAATCAGTAAGAGTAGTTATGAGTTACTTGTGAGTCTTGGGCGATTTGAGAGTTCTCTTGAATATCATCTACATTATTTTAAATCATCAATAAACACTACTTGCAGAAGTTTAACATGTATTAATATTTATGACACTGAAGCTGCAATTTGGATTCATCTGTTCTTACCATTTATATGTTTTTCCCTAAACGTCAAAAGGTGATGTTGTGCTCCATTCTGTTCATTTTAAAGAACACGGAAGtcatttatcaaaatattaGTATACCTGAGAATCTGAAATTTTAATTTCCCTTAAGCTAAATTTATAGGCCCTTGCCTTTGTATCACCTTTCCAAGTCACAAAGTGAGATCTGTTACTCTGTGAgttcatattctcttctctttcctGCAGTTTTCCTCCAGACTTGTTGAAGAAGTTGAGTACAGATTGTATTGTTATGCAAAATCATCACGtgagatattattatatttattattaatctaTTGCACTGCATGATCCGTGTACTGAATTTCACGTTTTGATTGATCCATTTATAGTTTCAGGTTGAATCCAGTTCTAAActattcttgttcttttgagtTTGATGTACAACTTATTTTATAGTCAAAGTTTCATCCATAGGATGGTGAATGAAAATGAATAGAATCCTTCAAGgcattttaattataattcaaTATATTAGATGCTTGACTTTTTGGCATTCATAAGTCATTTGTCTACTTCAtctatcttttattattttctctcTCAGGAAGTAGCAATGATGTTAAGTTCTAAAATTAGCCAAGTGTGttcagaaaaaaaaagggggtggGGAGGGCGAATGGGATATATGGCCTTATCAAAGGTGGCCTGGCCTGCAATTTCCTATCGAATATAGCTGCATAGAAAAGTTATAATGAGTAATC
The Arachis stenosperma cultivar V10309 chromosome 7, arast.V10309.gnm1.PFL2, whole genome shotgun sequence genome window above contains:
- the LOC130940337 gene encoding gamma-glutamyl hydrolase 2-like; translation: MAILFLPLFFFFVFFNSILYSHSSNNNIIILQPTHRHHHTSSSSSSSSSSSSSSSCPAPNPNLYYQPVIGIVTHPGDGASGRLSNSSAVSNIPASYVKFVEAGGARVIPLVYNESPQKLLKKLDLVNGVLFTGGWAKDGQYFETVRRIFKKVLERNDGGEHFPLYAICLGFELITMIVSGDNNILEEFSASDQASALHFVENADIEGSLFQSFPPDLLKKLSTDCIVMQNHHFGISPEKLLNNKLLSSFFDVLTTCKDEDDKVYVSTMQSRNYPVTAFQWHPEKNAFEWGSANIPHTEDAIRVTHSTASFLVSEARKSSKRPDAQEVRDNLIYNYSPSYVGKAGKGYDEVYLFR